TATCATGAACCGTCTGGGGATTGAAGAGGGTGAACATATTGAATCAAAAATGGTGACCCGTGCCGTGGAAAAGGCGCAAAAACGGGTAGAGAATATGCACTTTGAGTCACGAAAACATATTTTGGAATATGATGATGTGGCAAATGAACAGCGTAAAACTATCTACAAGTTTCGCCAAGAGCTTTTGAATCCTGAATATGATATTGCATCCAAGATAAGGGAGAACAGGGCGGAAGTCGTTGAAGAGCTTCTGTCCCAAAGTGAAATTTTTCCTGAAACACCTAAAGATGATTTTAATCTCGAAAAACTATCTAAGGTAATTCAAGAAGAACTTGGAACGAAAATCGGTGTCGAAGAAATGAAAGACAAAGAGTATGACGAACTCAAAAATTTCTTGATAGAGCGTCTCGAAAAAGAGTATGAAGAGAAGATGGGACAGCTTGAAGAGGAGCAAAGAAGAGAAATTGAGAGGATTCTTTATTTGCAAGTTCTCGATAATGCCTGGCGAGAGCATCTGTATCAGATGGATATCTTAAAAACGGGTATTGGCCTGAGAGGATACAATCAAAAAGATCCTTTGGTGGAATATAAGAAAGAGTCCTTCAATCTTTTTATGGAACTTGTCAACAGAATCAAAAAGGAGGCTATTAAAACGCTTCATCTCATAGAATTGAGAAACGAGCAAGAGGAAGAAGAGATACGAAGACTCGAGGAAGAACTTGCTAAGATGGAAGCTCAGATTGCACAAGAAGCTGTCATGCAACATGGTGAGGAGGTAAAAACAGAGCCGGTCATCACAAAGAAAAAGCCGGCACGAAATGAGCCTTGCCCATGTGGTAGCGGAAAAAAATATAAGCACTGCTGTGGTAAGAGTGGTCCTAAAAAAGGTATTTTAGCTGCAGCAAATGGATAAACGTTTTGTCAATTTCGTAGTCCGCAGATATCTGCGCTTTGACAAAGAGCAGCCGTTTATCTTCCTTTCTGCTCTTCTCGCTTTTTTAGGCATAGCAATAGGAGTGATGGTTCTTATTGTGGCTATGGGTATCATGAATGGTATGGATAAAGAGTTTGAAAAAAAGCTCTTTACCATGAATTATCCGCTTACTATCCTTCCCAAATTTAGTGCAAGAATCGATAAAACGGTTGTTGAACGTTTGCAAAAAAAATTTCCAAATCTCTTGATGAGCCCCTATATAACTGCCCAAGTTATCTATAAAAAGGGCAATAACTTAGAAGGCGGAGTGATTTTTGGAGTCGATTTTGACAAAGAGCGCAAAATAAATGATGTTTTCAAGCATTATGTCAAGCAACCACCCAAAAAATATGAAATAATTGTCGGTAAAGAGCTTTATAAAGAGTTTTACCTCACTCCAAACGAGAAAATCTTTGTCATTTTTCCGCAAAGTGAACCAAACGGTTTTTCCGTGACGCCTATTTTTAAGCGTTTTAGGGTAAAGGGATATTTTCATTCAGGCCTGATTGCATACGATAAAGCCTATTCCTATACAACACTGGCGTCGTTACGAAAAATTCTTCATATGAAAAAGACCGATTTTAGTGGTATTCATGTTTACTCTTCTCAACCAAGAAAGGACAAGGAAAAAATTGAGGCATTTTTGGGGGATGACTATTCGGTTATAGGATGGTGGCAACTCAATGGCAACTTCTTTTCCGCCCTTGCCATGGAAAAACGTGCTCTGTTTATCGTTCTTATGCTCATTATTCTTGTAGCGTCACTCAATATTGTCAGTTCTCTTTTGATGATGGTCATGAACAGAAGAAAAGAGATAGCATTGCAACTCTCCCTGGGTGCCACACAAAAAGAGATTGAATCGATCTTTTTTAGACTCGGCTCTATTATAGGTGGTTTTGGAATCGTTACTGGTGCTCTGCTGGGATTAATGGGGATCTATATTTTGAGCCATTTTGATATCGTTCAACTCCCGGCTGACGTTTATGGGACTTCTAGGCTTCCGATCGATTTGAGTATCTTAGATTTCTGTGCTGTTATCGCCGGTGCAATCATCATCACCGTTATATCTTCGATCTATCCAGCTAAAAAATCCGTTAAAATCAATATTATCGATGTTTTACGCAACGAATAGCTAATCAAAAAGTTTGAATGGCAAAAGCAATGTCCTTTTGATAATATTGAGAGGCGCATGTAGTGTATCTTTTATAGTTTGAGTTTTGATTTTTGGATTGTCTAGATCCCCTGTTATTTTAATCGTAGTGGAGACACTACCATCTTTTCCTAGTAATATGTATCCTGCAACAGGAATTTTATTCAAAATATTTGTAACGGATTTCAATGTTTTTAATTGTAGAACCATTCCAATTTTATTTGCCTTGAGATCGATAATACCCTCTCCGTCAAACGTTGTGGAATCGGAAACGAGATGAAGTTTCTTGATGTACAACAGCTCTTTTGAATAGATAAAATCGACATAGCCATTTTTTATAAAGAGCCCTTTTGTATTAAAACCTGGATTTTGAAACGTGATGAGGGCGGGAACGGAATTGATAAACGCGAAAAGATTGTTAAAAGCTTGAAGATTTTTGATATATGCCCTTTGAACGGAAAAGCGTCCTCTCATTTTGCCTACCGGTCCATGTAATACAAGCTCATATTCTCCTTTGGAGAGAAAATTCATTTTAAAAAGTTTATGTAGCACTTCATCGTGCATATTTTTCATAGAAATATTTACGTTATTGTTTTGATACATAAAAACATATCTAGTAGGACCATAATTGCCTGAAAAATGAATCGTCTCCCCAAGATTCAGATGACCAAACTCGATGGGAAGAACTCTTTTTTTGTAAAGAATTTTCATGTTGAAAAGTTTGAAAGAGGCACGAATGTCATTGAAAGGTGACTGGTCTATCTTGTTTTTCTTTTGAAACAGTGTATCGAGTTTAAGATCGAGATTCTTGAATGATCCGTTCACTTTTTTGTCTTTGAAAGAGATTGATATTTTATTGTTGATATCTAAACTCAATCCGGCATTTCCAGCGAAACCACGGATGAAAAAATGATCGATATTTTTCCCGCCTTCATAGATAATATTGTTTTTTTTCACCAATTCTGCTTCAAATCGAATAGGCTTGTCGATGGTGACTTTTGCCCATCCTTTTTGTGGATCTAATTTTTGAAGGAAAGGCGAGTAGGGTTTGATGAGCGTAAGATCATTCAATCGTACCATAGTACGCTTGTTAAAGAAGATATCGGTATTGAATCTTTTCAGATGTGCCTTGGAGTGTTTGAGATCTAGAAGAAGTTTTTCAGAGAGATTGTCAGCCTTTAGAATAATATAACTCTTTTCCTTGATAGAGACGTTCGTATCATGCAGGTCTAATTTTGCATATTGTTTATGTAAATCTATTTTTCCTTGGACATCAGCTTTCACAATGGGTGGTAGAGAAACGAGTGATGGGTGAATAGTGATCTGTTTATTGTGCAAAGAAAAATTCGCTTTTTGTAAAAAGAGATCAAAGTTTTGGATGTGAATCAAAGAGTTTTTTGTTGTGAAAGATCCTTGTACATCTGTAGAGTAGTCATGGAAATAGAGTTTTACGTTGACAATGCTGTCTAAAATTCCTTTTTTATGAATAATGGGGATATGAACGTCATATGATGCAAGAACTTTTTTAATTTCTTTGTCAAATCTGGTTTTTATCTTAATGAGAATATCTATATAGCTTTTAGATTGCCCTAGATGGTATATGGTGACTTTTGAGCCTTGCAAAGATCTTTTTTGAAATATGGGTTTACGCAGTGTAAAATAGAGATTATTGCTTTTATAGTCGAGTATGATCTGTTTAACAACTACTGGAGCAATGCCTTTTTGAAAATCTATGGTTCCATCGTAGGCGACTGCTCGACCTTTAAAAAGATTTGGATCGAATCCTTTTTTTAAATCTATTTTACCTTCGAAAAACTGAAGCCGATATTTTTTAGCGCGTATCTTTTTACAACTCCAGGATTTGATCTCTTCGTTGATGGGTATTTGTACAAAAAGATTTTGTAGCTGTCTATTGGTAAATGGTCGGCTTTCAAGATATATTTTTACGATATCGCCAATTTTTGAGAGACGAATATTCCCTAGTATATCGTGTGTATTGAATGTTCCTTTGAAGAGAAAATCTTTGGTTGTCGTTACGGCCCGTCCTTTAATGAGGGTTTTGTACTTTTTAAAAACAAGGCGCTTGATGTTTGCATAGATTTTGTTTTTATCATATTTCAATGTCGTTACAAGTTCAAATTTGGGTGTAATAAGCGTAAAAATATTATGAGTAAAATAGAACTCTATTTTTTGCTTGTGGATGATAAGTGTATCCAGTTCGATATATTCGAAATATTTTGGGATAAGATTGATAAGATACAGATTTTTTTTGGCGCTTTCAACAG
The Nitratiruptor sp. SB155-2 genome window above contains:
- a CDS encoding ABC transporter permease, with protein sequence MDKRFVNFVVRRYLRFDKEQPFIFLSALLAFLGIAIGVMVLIVAMGIMNGMDKEFEKKLFTMNYPLTILPKFSARIDKTVVERLQKKFPNLLMSPYITAQVIYKKGNNLEGGVIFGVDFDKERKINDVFKHYVKQPPKKYEIIVGKELYKEFYLTPNEKIFVIFPQSEPNGFSVTPIFKRFRVKGYFHSGLIAYDKAYSYTTLASLRKILHMKKTDFSGIHVYSSQPRKDKEKIEAFLGDDYSVIGWWQLNGNFFSALAMEKRALFIVLMLIILVASLNIVSSLLMMVMNRRKEIALQLSLGATQKEIESIFFRLGSIIGGFGIVTGALLGLMGIYILSHFDIVQLPADVYGTSRLPIDLSILDFCAVIAGAIIITVISSIYPAKKSVKINIIDVLRNE
- a CDS encoding DUF3971 domain-containing protein codes for the protein MLTKTSSTITKVILSTLFATLILLGGTYFFLKKGIYIEHLDFHPIHIKKLYLKLDKKLILKAQKIHLESDKRSKTDFSVESAKKNLYLINLIPKYFEYIELDTLIIHKQKIEFYFTHNIFTLITPKFELVTTLKYDKNKIYANIKRLVFKKYKTLIKGRAVTTTKDFLFKGTFNTHDILGNIRLSKIGDIVKIYLESRPFTNRQLQNLFVQIPINEEIKSWSCKKIRAKKYRLQFFEGKIDLKKGFDPNLFKGRAVAYDGTIDFQKGIAPVVVKQIILDYKSNNLYFTLRKPIFQKRSLQGSKVTIYHLGQSKSYIDILIKIKTRFDKEIKKVLASYDVHIPIIHKKGILDSIVNVKLYFHDYSTDVQGSFTTKNSLIHIQNFDLFLQKANFSLHNKQITIHPSLVSLPPIVKADVQGKIDLHKQYAKLDLHDTNVSIKEKSYIILKADNLSEKLLLDLKHSKAHLKRFNTDIFFNKRTMVRLNDLTLIKPYSPFLQKLDPQKGWAKVTIDKPIRFEAELVKKNNIIYEGGKNIDHFFIRGFAGNAGLSLDINNKISISFKDKKVNGSFKNLDLKLDTLFQKKNKIDQSPFNDIRASFKLFNMKILYKKRVLPIEFGHLNLGETIHFSGNYGPTRYVFMYQNNNVNISMKNMHDEVLHKLFKMNFLSKGEYELVLHGPVGKMRGRFSVQRAYIKNLQAFNNLFAFINSVPALITFQNPGFNTKGLFIKNGYVDFIYSKELLYIKKLHLVSDSTTFDGEGIIDLKANKIGMVLQLKTLKSVTNILNKIPVAGYILLGKDGSVSTTIKITGDLDNPKIKTQTIKDTLHAPLNIIKRTLLLPFKLFD